One window from the genome of Hyalangium ruber encodes:
- a CDS encoding DUF3800 domain-containing protein: protein MILLYIDESGSLDNPADHFAVGGMAVHESDVEAMRLEVERIVQKHLDPHLQKVELHAQPMRSGKGEWRSIPKEVRTKLLESLSQLLGTFKPPSGHRYGLFSVIKAPAAVAHADPLERTFEELLLRFHEMLVRPKGPEEFGIVVADKAKYESILQPVVRRWRESGTRFAPLTKLVEVPLFVDSRATRLIQLADFVAHAVYRKYQAADGTYLEPMLPRFDATGGKMHGLVHLTKDHLTCTCLPCQSRTTQRKAKAPKAKAPKTKIPKVVGVK from the coding sequence GTGATCCTCCTCTACATCGACGAAAGCGGGAGTCTCGACAACCCAGCTGACCACTTCGCGGTCGGCGGAATGGCCGTTCACGAGTCGGACGTCGAAGCCATGCGCCTGGAGGTCGAGCGGATCGTCCAGAAGCACCTCGATCCCCATCTGCAGAAGGTCGAGCTCCACGCTCAACCGATGCGCTCAGGAAAGGGAGAGTGGCGCAGCATCCCCAAGGAGGTGCGGACAAAGCTGCTTGAGTCCTTGTCGCAGCTACTGGGCACCTTTAAACCGCCTTCGGGTCACCGGTACGGCCTTTTCTCCGTCATCAAGGCGCCCGCGGCTGTTGCCCACGCGGACCCGCTGGAACGGACCTTCGAGGAGCTTCTCCTCAGGTTCCACGAGATGCTCGTGCGCCCCAAGGGCCCCGAGGAATTCGGAATCGTCGTGGCGGACAAGGCCAAGTACGAGTCGATCCTTCAGCCTGTCGTAAGGCGGTGGCGCGAAAGTGGCACCCGCTTTGCGCCCCTCACCAAGTTGGTCGAGGTGCCCCTGTTCGTCGACAGTCGCGCCACGAGGTTGATCCAGCTCGCCGACTTCGTAGCCCATGCCGTTTACCGGAAGTACCAGGCAGCTGACGGTACGTACCTGGAGCCTATGCTCCCTCGATTTGACGCTACTGGGGGCAAGATGCACGGTCTCGTACATCTCACGAAGGATCACCTGACCTGCACGTGCCTGCCTTGCCAGAGCAGGACTACGCAGAGGAAGGCCAAGGCCCCGAAGGCCAAGGCCCCGAAGACCAAGATTCCGAAGGTAGTCGGCGTAAAGTGA
- a CDS encoding tyrosine-type recombinase/integrase, with protein sequence MGESKGKSQDYVETWEGGFVRTDAKGRKVYVIRRMINGKSYKVSTRAGNARAAMEQLKRFEADPEGYNPAGAPHEAPIYLDAPLAEEFLIWNRDVKKNSREWLEKQQRYLAWWADQLKGLDLRKVSLVDHIKPALKGAGNGPHRIAVLKSVYSWLRKEKHLLTVNEDPTFQTLVVPQARPEQWKRVKVIPREHYLLAREHLAPHWRDGMDVQAGTGWHVTELIRFAKEGSVEPYRGDAEGVSGVLVCPQTKSGEPLRTAVSAEVLEAGKRLLERGTFGREKYGMAVISACKAAGIPSFTPGRFRHSVATWAIEKGADPASVAAFLNHKSPSTTRRFYATHAVPAKIPTLR encoded by the coding sequence ATGGGCGAGTCCAAGGGCAAGAGCCAGGACTACGTGGAGACGTGGGAAGGCGGCTTCGTCCGCACGGATGCGAAGGGCCGGAAGGTCTACGTCATCCGGCGGATGATCAACGGGAAGAGCTACAAGGTCAGCACCCGGGCCGGGAACGCGCGGGCCGCGATGGAGCAGCTCAAGCGGTTCGAGGCCGATCCCGAGGGGTACAACCCGGCTGGGGCTCCGCATGAAGCGCCCATCTACCTCGACGCGCCCCTGGCCGAAGAGTTCCTGATCTGGAACCGGGATGTGAAGAAGAACTCCCGCGAGTGGCTGGAGAAGCAGCAGCGGTACCTCGCGTGGTGGGCGGACCAGCTCAAGGGGCTCGACCTGCGGAAGGTCAGCCTCGTGGATCACATCAAGCCAGCGCTGAAGGGCGCCGGGAACGGTCCCCACCGGATTGCGGTCCTCAAGAGCGTCTACTCCTGGCTGCGGAAGGAGAAGCACCTGCTCACCGTGAACGAGGATCCGACGTTCCAGACGCTGGTGGTGCCCCAGGCGAGGCCCGAGCAGTGGAAGCGCGTGAAGGTGATCCCCCGGGAGCACTACCTCTTGGCCCGCGAGCATCTCGCGCCCCACTGGCGCGATGGGATGGACGTGCAGGCCGGGACCGGATGGCACGTCACCGAGCTGATCCGCTTCGCCAAGGAGGGGAGCGTGGAGCCGTACCGGGGCGATGCCGAGGGAGTCTCGGGCGTGCTGGTGTGTCCTCAGACGAAGAGCGGCGAGCCGCTGCGCACCGCCGTGTCCGCCGAAGTCCTCGAGGCCGGGAAGCGGCTACTGGAGCGGGGCACCTTCGGCCGCGAGAAGTACGGTATGGCGGTCATCTCGGCCTGTAAGGCTGCGGGCATCCCGTCGTTCACCCCCGGGAGGTTCCGCCATTCGGTTGCTACCTGGGCAATCGAGAAGGGAGCCGATCCAGCTTCGGTTGCAGCCTTCCTCAACCACAAGAGCCCGAGCACAACGAGGCGCTTCTACGCGACGCACGCCGTCCCAGCGAAGATCCCCACCCTACGCTGA
- the nhaR gene encoding transcriptional activator NhaR, whose amino-acid sequence MSWLNYHHLLYFWTVARAGTIAKAGEELHLAQPTISSQIKLLEESLGHKLFERQGRKLVLTDVGRTVMRYADEIFRLGNELKNVVGGLPPGQQLRLQVGIADVVPKIVAERLLQPALDVGPLRLVCREGPLPQLLASLALHELDVVLADAPGSEPVSVRAFNHLLGKCGVSFFASSSFQHLKKDFPRSLDGAPMLLPSESSSVRHALDLWFEAQEIRPNVVGDFDDSALIKAFGQRGLGVFAMPSVIEDEVVRQFEVSLLGRTEEIESCFYAITVERRLRHPAVVAIAEAARSSLFTR is encoded by the coding sequence GTGAGCTGGCTCAACTACCACCATCTCCTCTATTTCTGGACCGTTGCCCGCGCGGGCACCATCGCCAAGGCCGGCGAAGAGCTCCACCTCGCCCAGCCCACCATCAGCAGTCAGATCAAGCTCCTCGAGGAGTCGCTCGGCCACAAGCTCTTCGAGCGTCAGGGCCGCAAGCTCGTCCTCACCGACGTCGGCCGCACCGTCATGCGCTACGCCGATGAGATCTTCCGCCTCGGCAATGAGCTCAAGAACGTCGTCGGCGGCCTCCCCCCCGGCCAGCAGCTCCGACTCCAGGTCGGCATCGCCGACGTCGTCCCCAAAATCGTCGCCGAACGCCTGCTCCAACCCGCCCTCGATGTCGGTCCCCTGCGCCTGGTGTGTCGCGAGGGCCCCCTGCCCCAGCTCCTGGCCTCGCTCGCCCTCCATGAGCTCGACGTCGTCCTCGCCGATGCCCCCGGCTCCGAGCCCGTCAGCGTGCGCGCCTTCAACCACCTGCTCGGCAAGTGTGGCGTGTCCTTCTTCGCCTCCTCCTCCTTCCAGCACCTCAAGAAGGACTTCCCCCGCTCCCTGGATGGAGCCCCCATGCTCCTTCCTTCCGAGTCCAGCTCCGTCCGGCACGCGCTCGACCTCTGGTTCGAGGCCCAGGAGATCCGCCCCAACGTCGTCGGGGACTTCGACGACAGCGCCCTCATCAAGGCCTTCGGCCAGCGCGGGCTCGGCGTCTTCGCCATGCCCTCCGTCATCGAGGACGAGGTCGTCCGCCAGTTCGAGGTCTCCCTCCTCGGTCGCACCGAGGAGATCGAATCCTGCTTCTACGCCATCACCGTCGAGCGCCGCCTGCGCCACCCCGCCGTCGTCGCCATCGCCGAGGCTGCTCGCTCCAGCCTCTTCACACGCTGA
- a CDS encoding amidohydrolase, protein MKTTLYVAKRIRTLDAARPVAQALAVRGDTVLAVGSREEVRAVAGPGVREVDLGAATVVPGLVDAHAHISGLGRTLTTARLEGAASLEEAVHRLAEAPRTSFQGDWLLGKGWDQNAWPTRAFPGRKELDARFPTTPVCLMRVDHHAYWVNGEALRRAGIGRDTPDPAGGRIVRDAAGEATGVLIDNAMDLVTAAVPEPTQAQLEARLRAALERCAQVGLTGVHDAGMELAAFRKLREWEEAGHLPLRVYAMAAGQGEERHAYLEQGPYEGRMLGMKSVKLLADGALGSRGAALHEPYSDEAGQYGLLLLSPEELEARARAFMRRGFQVCIHAIGDRANTLVLDVLLQCAEETGTRHLRHRVEHAQILRKEDIRRLGAAGLVASVQPTHATSDMGWAEARLGRERLEGAYAWRSLKEAGAQLALGSDFPIENPDVLAGLYAARTRQDAAGRPEGGWMPHERLTAEEALEGFTVGPAWASFKEDRRGRLAPGMDADFVALSVDPVEGPAAELVDARVVATVVAGAEVFRS, encoded by the coding sequence GTGAAGACGACCCTCTATGTAGCGAAGCGCATCCGGACCTTGGATGCGGCACGGCCGGTGGCCCAGGCCCTGGCGGTGCGAGGCGACACGGTGCTGGCGGTGGGCTCCCGCGAGGAGGTACGCGCGGTGGCCGGCCCCGGGGTTCGCGAGGTGGACCTGGGCGCCGCCACCGTGGTGCCGGGGTTGGTGGACGCCCACGCCCATATCAGCGGGCTGGGGCGTACGCTGACGACGGCGCGGCTGGAGGGCGCTGCCTCGCTGGAGGAGGCGGTGCATCGGCTGGCGGAAGCGCCGCGCACCAGCTTCCAGGGCGACTGGCTCCTGGGCAAGGGGTGGGACCAGAACGCGTGGCCGACGCGGGCGTTCCCCGGCCGGAAGGAGCTGGACGCGCGTTTCCCCACCACGCCGGTGTGCCTCATGCGGGTGGACCACCACGCGTATTGGGTGAACGGCGAGGCGCTGCGGCGCGCGGGGATTGGCCGGGACACGCCAGACCCGGCGGGCGGGCGCATCGTCCGGGACGCGGCGGGGGAAGCCACGGGCGTGCTCATCGACAACGCGATGGACCTGGTGACGGCGGCGGTGCCCGAGCCCACACAGGCACAGCTCGAGGCGCGGCTGCGGGCGGCGCTGGAGCGCTGTGCCCAGGTGGGGCTGACGGGGGTCCACGACGCGGGAATGGAACTGGCGGCCTTCCGGAAGTTGCGGGAGTGGGAGGAGGCAGGGCACCTGCCGCTGCGCGTGTACGCGATGGCGGCGGGCCAGGGCGAGGAGCGGCACGCGTACCTGGAGCAGGGCCCCTACGAGGGGCGGATGCTGGGGATGAAGTCGGTGAAGCTGCTGGCGGACGGGGCCTTGGGCTCCCGTGGGGCGGCGCTGCACGAGCCCTACAGCGACGAGGCCGGGCAGTACGGGCTGTTGCTGCTGTCGCCCGAGGAGCTGGAGGCGCGGGCGCGGGCCTTCATGCGGAGAGGGTTCCAGGTGTGCATCCACGCCATCGGGGATCGGGCGAACACGCTGGTGCTGGACGTACTGCTCCAGTGCGCGGAGGAGACGGGGACGCGCCACCTGCGCCACCGGGTGGAGCACGCGCAGATCCTCCGGAAGGAGGACATCCGCCGGCTGGGGGCGGCGGGGCTGGTAGCGAGCGTGCAGCCCACGCACGCGACGAGCGACATGGGCTGGGCGGAGGCGCGGCTGGGCCGGGAGCGACTGGAGGGCGCCTATGCGTGGCGCAGCCTGAAGGAGGCGGGAGCACAGCTGGCGCTGGGCAGCGACTTCCCCATCGAGAACCCGGACGTGCTGGCGGGGCTGTACGCGGCGCGCACGCGGCAGGACGCGGCGGGCCGGCCCGAGGGAGGCTGGATGCCCCACGAGCGGCTCACGGCCGAGGAGGCGCTGGAGGGCTTCACGGTGGGGCCGGCGTGGGCTTCCTTTAAAGAGGACCGGCGCGGCCGGCTGGCGCCGGGCATGGACGCGGACTTCGTGGCGCTGTCGGTGGATCCGGTGGAGGGCCCGGCGGCGGAGCTGGTGGACGCGCGGGTGGTGGCCACGGTGGTGGCGGGCGCCGAGGTCTTCCGGTCCTGA
- a CDS encoding glycosyltransferase — protein sequence MDTFFLAASLEGPMLDLVDIGKRSLSAYRGIAPDEQLDEILHLAERLRGARCLHLNATPYGGGVSEILRSGVPLLNDLGLVAEWQIIRGDDAFFQITKRLHNALQGAPGGFSESDKATYLAHSQLNASHLSDDYDFITVHDPQPAALPMLRGRRGARWLWRCHIDTSHPNPEAWEFIRPFLPAYDAAIFTMAEFIPPHFPLSRVSIHPPAIDPLSPKNLPLPEDLARHVLEWTGVRLSRPLVTQISRFDPWKDPLGVIAAYRRVRAHVPELQLALVGSLALDDPEGWDIYREIRDATAGDNLIHIFTNLVGVGNIEVNAFQSLSNVVIQKSIREGFGLVVSEALWKGTPVVAGRAGGIPLQMPEGTGGLLVDGVEECAKAVLHLLQRPDEAHHLGERGREHVRQHFLVTRMLRDHLRLLDALAHEKPLEPRSLALTSQPSAAP from the coding sequence ATGGACACCTTCTTCCTGGCCGCCTCCTTGGAGGGACCCATGCTGGACCTCGTCGATATTGGCAAGCGCTCGCTCTCCGCCTACCGCGGTATCGCTCCCGATGAGCAGCTCGATGAGATCCTCCATCTCGCCGAGCGCCTGCGCGGCGCGCGCTGCCTCCACCTCAATGCCACCCCCTACGGCGGCGGCGTCTCGGAGATCCTCCGCTCGGGCGTCCCCCTGCTCAACGACCTGGGGCTGGTGGCCGAGTGGCAGATCATCCGCGGCGACGATGCCTTCTTTCAAATCACCAAGCGCCTCCACAATGCCCTCCAGGGCGCGCCGGGCGGGTTCTCCGAGTCGGACAAGGCCACCTACCTCGCCCACTCCCAGCTCAACGCCTCCCACCTCTCGGACGACTACGACTTCATCACCGTGCATGACCCGCAGCCCGCCGCCCTGCCCATGCTCCGGGGCCGCCGGGGCGCACGGTGGCTCTGGCGCTGCCACATCGACACCTCGCACCCCAACCCCGAGGCCTGGGAGTTCATCCGCCCCTTCCTGCCCGCCTATGACGCCGCCATCTTCACCATGGCGGAGTTCATCCCGCCCCACTTCCCCCTGAGCCGGGTCAGCATCCATCCGCCGGCCATCGATCCGCTCAGCCCCAAGAACCTCCCGCTCCCCGAGGACCTCGCGCGCCACGTCCTGGAGTGGACCGGCGTGCGCCTGAGCCGCCCCCTCGTCACCCAGATCAGCCGCTTCGACCCCTGGAAGGACCCGCTCGGCGTCATCGCCGCCTACCGCCGCGTGCGGGCGCATGTCCCGGAATTGCAACTGGCCCTGGTGGGCTCGCTCGCGCTGGATGACCCCGAGGGCTGGGACATCTACCGGGAGATCCGCGACGCCACCGCCGGTGACAACCTCATCCACATCTTCACCAACCTCGTGGGCGTGGGGAACATCGAGGTCAACGCCTTCCAGTCCCTGTCCAACGTCGTCATCCAGAAGTCCATCCGTGAGGGCTTTGGCCTCGTCGTCTCCGAGGCGCTGTGGAAGGGCACCCCCGTCGTCGCCGGGCGCGCGGGCGGCATTCCCCTGCAGATGCCCGAGGGCACTGGCGGCCTCCTCGTGGACGGCGTGGAGGAGTGCGCCAAGGCAGTGCTGCACCTGCTGCAGCGTCCAGATGAAGCCCACCACCTCGGAGAGCGGGGCCGGGAACACGTGCGCCAGCACTTCCTCGTGACCCGCATGCTGCGCGACCACCTGCGGTTGCTGGACGCGCTGGCCCACGAGAAGCCCCTCGAGCCCCGAAGCCTGGCCCTGACCTCCCAGCCGAGCGCCGCCCCATGA
- a CDS encoding NfeD family protein: MLLLTLVLLGTGGLAAAPPASPVVSRCTLEGVVDAGSGAYLAECVRRAEEAGHAALLVRLDTPGGSLESTRAIVRAFLASRVPVLVWVGPSGARAGSAGVFLTLASHVAAMAPGTNIGAAHPVVGPGGEDPEQAGGKEMARKVENDTIAFAESIARQRGRNAEWAATAVRESASVPADRAVELRVVEHVAATEEAFLAWADGRSVETVDGPEKLTTRDAQVVELAPSTSQRVLHALAHPAVVYLLFLLATLGLVVELTHPGLFAPGLVGLVALVLALLASSALPVRAGAIVLLFLGAALLIAELFVTSGLLGAAGALLLVLGGVLLVDRFDPDWFIDPSARVEVPLRLVLPTSLVVAGFAVFIAFRGAQARTLPQRAGDVGLLGEQGTALGPLTTEGGEVFVHGERWKAVSPQPIPRGASVVVRRVEGLTLYVDEVKP, translated from the coding sequence GTGCTCCTGCTGACCCTGGTGCTGCTGGGCACCGGAGGGCTTGCCGCGGCTCCCCCCGCCTCTCCTGTCGTGTCCCGCTGCACGCTCGAAGGAGTAGTGGATGCCGGCTCTGGCGCCTACCTGGCCGAGTGCGTGCGCCGCGCGGAGGAGGCCGGACACGCCGCGCTCCTCGTCCGGCTGGACACGCCCGGGGGCTCGCTGGAGTCCACCCGCGCCATCGTCCGCGCCTTCCTCGCCTCGCGCGTGCCCGTACTGGTGTGGGTGGGTCCCTCGGGGGCTCGGGCCGGGAGCGCGGGCGTCTTCCTCACCCTCGCCTCCCACGTGGCCGCCATGGCCCCTGGCACCAACATCGGCGCGGCCCACCCTGTCGTCGGTCCCGGCGGGGAGGACCCCGAGCAGGCCGGCGGCAAGGAGATGGCCCGCAAGGTGGAGAACGACACCATCGCCTTCGCCGAGAGCATCGCCCGTCAGCGCGGCCGCAACGCCGAATGGGCCGCCACCGCCGTGCGCGAGAGCGCCAGCGTACCCGCCGACCGCGCCGTGGAGCTGCGCGTCGTAGAGCATGTGGCCGCCACCGAAGAGGCGTTCCTCGCCTGGGCCGACGGTCGGAGCGTCGAGACCGTGGATGGCCCCGAGAAGCTCACCACCCGTGACGCCCAGGTGGTGGAGCTGGCGCCGAGCACCTCCCAGCGGGTGCTCCACGCGCTCGCCCACCCCGCCGTCGTCTACCTGCTCTTCCTGCTGGCCACCCTGGGCCTCGTGGTGGAGCTGACGCACCCGGGCCTCTTCGCCCCCGGCCTCGTGGGACTGGTGGCCCTCGTCCTCGCGCTGCTGGCCTCCTCCGCGCTGCCCGTGCGCGCGGGCGCCATCGTCCTGCTCTTCCTCGGCGCCGCGCTGCTCATCGCCGAGCTGTTCGTCACCAGCGGCCTGCTCGGCGCCGCAGGAGCCCTGCTGCTCGTCCTGGGCGGCGTGCTGCTCGTGGACCGGTTCGATCCGGACTGGTTCATCGACCCCTCCGCCCGCGTCGAGGTGCCGCTGCGGCTCGTGCTCCCCACCTCCCTGGTGGTCGCCGGCTTCGCCGTGTTCATCGCCTTCCGCGGCGCCCAGGCGCGCACCCTGCCCCAGCGCGCCGGAGACGTGGGGCTCCTGGGCGAGCAGGGCACCGCGCTCGGCCCCCTCACCACCGAAGGCGGCGAGGTGTTCGTCCATGGCGAGCGCTGGAAGGCCGTCTCCCCCCAGCCCATCCCCCGAGGCGCCTCCGTGGTGGTGCGCCGCGTGGAGGGTCTGACCCTGTACGTCGACGAGGTGAAGCCATGA
- a CDS encoding slipin family protein — MSDLLGAFGLLIPLGLLFILFISGVRIVNEYQAGVVFRLGRYVGLKRAGFRWLIPFVERMVIIDMRTVARDVPAQDVITRDNVSVKVSAVVYFRVIQADKAVLQVEDYLYATSQLAQTTLRAILGQVELDELLSQRDRVNRDIQKVLDAHTDPWGIKVSNVEVKNVDLPTEMQRAIARQAEAERERRAKVIAAEGEHQAAEKLAQAADVLSRNPSTLQLRYLQTLVEMTSSGNQTIIPIPLELLRSLGVGR, encoded by the coding sequence ATGAGTGACTTGCTGGGAGCCTTCGGCCTGCTCATCCCCCTGGGCCTGCTCTTCATCCTCTTCATCTCGGGGGTGCGCATCGTCAACGAGTACCAGGCCGGCGTCGTCTTCCGGCTCGGCCGCTACGTGGGCCTCAAGCGCGCCGGCTTCCGCTGGCTCATCCCCTTCGTCGAGCGCATGGTCATCATCGATATGCGCACCGTCGCCCGGGACGTGCCCGCGCAGGACGTCATCACCCGGGACAACGTCAGCGTGAAGGTGAGCGCCGTCGTCTACTTCCGCGTCATCCAAGCCGACAAGGCCGTGCTCCAGGTGGAGGACTACCTCTACGCCACCAGCCAGCTGGCGCAGACCACCCTGCGCGCCATCCTCGGTCAGGTGGAGCTCGACGAGCTGCTCTCCCAGCGCGACCGCGTCAACCGCGACATCCAGAAGGTGCTCGACGCCCACACCGACCCCTGGGGCATCAAGGTCTCCAACGTGGAGGTGAAGAACGTCGACCTGCCGACGGAGATGCAGCGCGCCATCGCCCGCCAGGCCGAGGCCGAGCGCGAGCGCCGCGCCAAGGTCATCGCCGCCGAGGGCGAGCACCAGGCCGCCGAGAAGCTCGCCCAGGCCGCCGACGTGCTCAGCCGCAACCCCTCCACCCTCCAGCTGCGCTACCTGCAGACCCTGGTGGAGATGACCAGCAGCGGCAACCAGACCATCATCCCCATTCCCCTGGAGCTCTTGCGGTCGCTCGGCGTGGGACGGTGA
- a CDS encoding DUF2721 domain-containing protein: protein MDSSTVGLDLSSIRVIGAAVTPAVMVSGCGILATGLDNQVARMTARMRDMMREWRSLPEGHPWRSMLREEVAILDRRHGLLAMALMLDYAAMLSFVLTSLLYLVQRRFSVPEVAPVLTFLLGVVLLGCVSVYAMASLRWGRRAIALEKRELFEVRPAPPGGGLG from the coding sequence ATGGACTCGAGCACGGTTGGGCTGGACCTCTCCTCCATCCGGGTCATCGGCGCGGCGGTGACGCCGGCGGTGATGGTGTCCGGGTGCGGCATTCTGGCGACGGGGTTGGACAACCAGGTGGCGCGGATGACGGCGCGCATGCGGGACATGATGCGCGAGTGGCGCTCGCTGCCGGAGGGCCACCCGTGGCGGAGCATGCTGCGGGAGGAGGTGGCCATCCTCGACCGACGGCATGGGCTGCTGGCGATGGCGCTGATGCTGGACTACGCGGCGATGCTGTCGTTCGTGCTGACGTCGCTGCTGTACCTGGTGCAGCGGCGCTTCTCGGTCCCCGAGGTGGCGCCGGTGCTGACTTTCCTCTTGGGGGTGGTGCTGCTCGGCTGCGTCTCCGTCTATGCGATGGCCTCGCTGCGCTGGGGCCGGCGGGCCATCGCGCTGGAGAAGCGGGAGCTCTTCGAGGTGCGCCCGGCTCCTCCCGGCGGCGGGCTGGGGTGA
- a CDS encoding helix-turn-helix domain-containing protein translates to MSPTKTQTEWKLAELAAAVGVSPRTVRYYVQRGLLSAPPFKGPDTVYGEEHLLRLKAIRVLQARFLPLDAIQGELERLSPEELRKLAEAALPPASLPPPPAAPEPIKTSQLSTPGPMPASRQTAVAGYRRWELAPGLELHLADSADEKTRALADRVRALIEQSEER, encoded by the coding sequence GTGAGCCCGACCAAGACACAGACCGAGTGGAAGCTGGCGGAGCTCGCCGCCGCGGTGGGCGTGTCGCCGCGCACGGTGCGCTACTACGTCCAGCGGGGGCTGCTCTCCGCCCCACCCTTCAAAGGACCGGACACGGTGTATGGCGAGGAGCACCTGCTGCGCCTCAAGGCCATCCGTGTGCTTCAGGCCCGCTTCCTGCCGCTGGACGCCATCCAGGGGGAGCTGGAGCGCCTGAGCCCCGAGGAGCTGCGCAAGCTGGCGGAGGCCGCGCTGCCCCCCGCCTCCCTGCCCCCGCCTCCCGCGGCGCCGGAACCGATCAAGACCTCCCAGTTGTCCACGCCGGGCCCCATGCCGGCGAGCAGGCAGACGGCGGTGGCAGGCTATCGCCGGTGGGAGCTGGCGCCGGGGCTGGAGCTGCACCTGGCGGACTCGGCGGACGAAAAGACCCGCGCGCTCGCGGACCGCGTGCGCGCCCTCATCGAGCAGTCGGAAGAAAGGTAG